One genomic region from Cytophagales bacterium encodes:
- a CDS encoding T9SS type A sorting domain-containing protein, with protein MKNIQGGSMDVFVTDLLGRKIYSRQLNDIRYEFKTQIDLSKFTTGIYFLYVITEDKHYLMKLGIQ; from the coding sequence GTGAAGAATATTCAGGGTGGTTCAATGGATGTTTTTGTTACAGATCTGCTTGGCAGAAAGATATACAGCCGGCAATTGAATGATATAAGGTATGAATTCAAAACCCAGATTGATCTTTCTAAATTCACCACTGGCATTTATTTTCTTTATGTCATAACAGAAGATAAGCATTATTTGATGAAATTGGGAATACAATAG
- a CDS encoding pyridoxine 5'-phosphate synthase, translating to MTHLSVNINKFATLRNARGGNRPDLLQAAKDCERFGAQGITVHPRQDERHIRYQDVSGLATILTTEFNIEGYPSQKWLNIVKKVVPAQATLVPDKPGQLTSDHGWDTINEENFLKDIVSELKDSGIRTSIFVDPVEKYIEGAAKVDTNRIELYTEEYAKQYRVLGKEKALAPYARSAKFAGELGLGINAGHDLDLDNLKYFKDNIPNLLEVSIGHALICDAIYLGLENAIQLYLRELI from the coding sequence ATGACCCACTTAAGCGTAAACATCAACAAATTCGCTACCCTGCGCAACGCCAGGGGAGGAAACAGGCCAGACCTTCTGCAAGCTGCTAAGGATTGCGAACGGTTTGGCGCCCAGGGCATCACCGTACATCCGCGACAGGATGAAAGACACATTCGCTACCAGGATGTATCAGGCCTGGCAACTATATTAACGACTGAATTTAATATTGAGGGCTATCCTTCTCAAAAATGGCTCAATATTGTCAAAAAAGTAGTACCCGCACAGGCTACACTTGTGCCCGATAAACCCGGTCAGCTCACCTCTGACCACGGTTGGGATACCATTAATGAAGAAAATTTTTTGAAAGATATTGTTTCGGAATTAAAAGATTCAGGAATAAGAACCTCCATCTTTGTTGATCCTGTGGAAAAGTATATTGAAGGAGCTGCTAAAGTTGATACGAATAGAATTGAACTCTACACTGAAGAATATGCAAAACAATACCGGGTACTCGGAAAAGAAAAAGCCCTTGCCCCTTATGCAAGAAGCGCAAAATTTGCCGGAGAACTTGGTTTGGGAATAAATGCCGGTCATGATCTTGATCTGGACAATTTAAAATATTTCAAAGACAATATTCCAAATTTATTGGAAGTGTCCATCGGGCACGCATTGATCTGTGATGCCATTTATTTAGGGTTGGAGAATGCGATCCAACTTTATTTAAGAGAATTAATATAG
- the mnmH gene encoding tRNA 2-selenouridine(34) synthase MnmH, which translates to MVKSINIKQFINQAKQSPVIDVRSPKEFENGHIPGAVNIPLFSNVERAKVGTTYKQSGREQAILLGLEIVAPKMTGFVKKVERVAHGTWRMAHGVPPPCAMRHVLLYCWRGGMRSENFAWLLDLAGFEVFTLKDGYKSFRKFVLENFDRKANLIVLGGMTGSGKTDILNQLALLGEQVLNLEHLAHHKGSAFGAIGQNSQPTTECFENKIFEFWQKFDLSKPVWVEDESHNLGKVHIPAGLWLQMRNSPVIKIEIQKMIRAKRLVKEYACFDDNLLENAILKIGKRLGGLNTKKSLEALGKQDYLSVAQLTLTYYDKAYNIGLSKRQSRSVFPLSLDTEDPKENARKVMMFYKKIK; encoded by the coding sequence ATGGTAAAATCTATTAATATCAAACAATTTATAAATCAAGCAAAACAATCACCGGTTATAGACGTCCGTTCTCCAAAGGAATTTGAAAATGGACATATTCCAGGGGCAGTAAACATACCTCTTTTTAGTAATGTGGAAAGAGCAAAGGTAGGCACTACCTATAAACAGTCAGGAAGGGAACAGGCAATTCTTCTTGGGCTGGAAATAGTAGCGCCAAAGATGACCGGATTTGTAAAGAAAGTTGAACGGGTAGCGCATGGCACATGGCGCATGGCGCATGGCGTTCCCCCGCCCTGCGCTATGCGCCATGTGCTCTTATATTGCTGGAGAGGTGGTATGCGAAGTGAAAATTTTGCCTGGTTATTGGATCTGGCAGGATTTGAGGTTTTTACCCTGAAGGATGGATACAAATCTTTCCGGAAATTCGTACTGGAAAATTTTGATCGTAAAGCAAACCTGATCGTGCTGGGTGGAATGACCGGCAGTGGCAAGACGGATATACTCAATCAATTAGCCTTGTTGGGAGAACAGGTTTTGAATCTTGAGCATTTAGCACATCATAAAGGTTCTGCTTTTGGCGCCATTGGACAGAATTCTCAACCCACTACAGAATGTTTTGAAAACAAGATTTTTGAATTTTGGCAAAAATTTGACCTGAGCAAACCGGTTTGGGTCGAAGATGAAAGTCATAACCTGGGAAAAGTACATATACCGGCAGGATTGTGGCTTCAGATGAGAAACAGTCCTGTTATTAAGATCGAAATTCAAAAGATGATCAGAGCAAAAAGATTGGTTAAAGAATACGCATGTTTTGATGATAATTTATTAGAAAATGCCATACTCAAAATAGGAAAACGGCTTGGCGGGCTTAATACAAAAAAATCCTTAGAAGCCTTAGGCAAACAAGATTACTTAAGCGTTGCACAGCTTACACTCACCTATTATGATAAAGCTTACAATATTGGGTTATCAAAGAGGCAATCAAGATCAGTTTTTCCCTTATCCTTAGATACCGAAGATCCAAAAGAAAATGCCAGGAAAGTAATGATGTTTTATAAAAAAATAAAATGA
- the selD gene encoding selenide, water dikinase SelD, protein MKEIKLTQYSHGAGCGCKISPKILDDILNPAGFKNPPDFDKNLLVGNDKKDDAAVYDLGNGQAIISTTDFFMPIVDDPFDFGRIASVNAISDVYAMGGTPLMAISILGWPIEQLSSQIAQKVIEGSRHACKEAGIALAGGHSIDSPEPIFGLAVTGLVDKKSIKQNSTATIGCKLYLTKPLGIGILTTAQKKGLLKKKHKNIATDLMVKLNNAGISFGKCESVKAMTDVTGFGLLGHLCEVCEGSNLNAVVYYDAVPQINGIDQYIDQKCIPGGTVRNWDSYGSKISGITERQKTILCDPQTSGGLLIAVEPEGESEFLDIAHKQGLKLAVIGLLKERDVREPIIFVE, encoded by the coding sequence ATGAAAGAGATAAAACTAACCCAATACAGTCATGGGGCAGGATGCGGCTGCAAGATCTCACCAAAGATACTGGATGATATTTTAAATCCGGCAGGTTTTAAAAACCCGCCAGATTTCGATAAGAATTTGTTAGTAGGCAACGACAAAAAAGACGATGCGGCCGTTTATGATCTTGGTAATGGGCAGGCTATCATAAGTACCACGGATTTTTTTATGCCCATCGTTGATGATCCTTTTGACTTTGGCAGGATAGCTTCAGTGAATGCGATTAGTGACGTTTATGCCATGGGTGGTACGCCCTTAATGGCTATCTCCATTTTAGGATGGCCAATAGAGCAGCTCTCTTCACAGATAGCGCAAAAAGTGATAGAAGGGAGCAGGCATGCCTGCAAAGAAGCTGGTATTGCGCTTGCAGGTGGGCATAGTATTGACAGTCCTGAACCAATATTTGGCCTGGCGGTTACCGGGTTAGTTGATAAGAAAAGTATAAAACAAAATAGTACGGCAACTATCGGGTGCAAACTTTATCTTACAAAACCATTAGGAATCGGCATCCTGACAACAGCACAAAAGAAAGGGCTGCTTAAAAAAAAACATAAAAATATTGCCACTGATTTGATGGTAAAGCTAAACAATGCCGGCATTAGTTTTGGAAAATGTGAAAGTGTCAAAGCCATGACAGACGTGACCGGATTCGGGTTGCTGGGTCATTTATGCGAAGTATGTGAAGGAAGCAATCTGAATGCCGTTGTTTACTATGATGCCGTACCTCAAATTAATGGTATTGATCAATATATTGACCAAAAATGTATCCCCGGTGGAACAGTAAGGAACTGGGATAGCTATGGAAGCAAAATTTCAGGAATTACCGAACGCCAAAAAACAATCTTATGTGATCCTCAAACAAGTGGGGGGCTATTAATTGCTGTAGAGCCTGAAGGGGAAAGTGAGTTTTTAGATATTGCTCATAAACAAGGATTGAAATTAGCTGTAATAGGCCTATTAAAAGAGAGGGATGTTCGTGAACCTATTATTTTTGTGGAATAA